In a genomic window of bacterium:
- the thiC gene encoding phosphomethylpyrimidine synthase ThiC: MKLGETKNSQGKEVLISSDRNHSHPAQRLRGYTHFASATPTSRSNIPMTQYQIALRGEISPAMIAAAWRENVAPEIVRDRIADGTAVLPSNPAHRGLHPVVIGRAFTTKVNANIGRSTEKSGTEAELEKLYVAITAGTDVLMDLSVGSNLDLLRRALLGQCPVPFGTVPIYEAFSRVEGDIHALTEEVLLEVITEQAEQGVDFMTIHAGLLSAHVPLAAKRVMGIVSRGGALLAQWMSHHKRENPFQSRWREVLEICREHDVTISLGDGLRPGCLADASDAAQFAELDELGRLVTLCRQQGVQVLVEGPGHIPFNEIQMNVEMQQKICNGALFYVLGPVVTDIAPGYDHITSCIGATMAAFHGASLLCYVTPAEHLGLPTAEDVKAGIMAYRIAAHAADVAKKLPGARERDDALSHARKKFDWKKQFELALDGEAARTRYEQARCHQNEEFCSMCGKDFCAVRNFSRLDSQT, from the coding sequence ATGAAACTCGGCGAGACAAAAAATTCACAAGGGAAAGAGGTTTTAATTTCAAGCGATCGGAATCATTCACACCCCGCACAACGCCTGCGGGGGTACACCCATTTCGCATCTGCCACACCAACAAGCCGTAGCAACATCCCCATGACACAGTACCAGATAGCTCTAAGAGGTGAAATCAGCCCCGCCATGATTGCGGCGGCCTGGCGTGAAAACGTCGCCCCTGAAATTGTCCGTGACCGTATTGCCGATGGAACGGCTGTTCTTCCTTCTAATCCCGCGCACCGAGGACTTCATCCGGTCGTTATCGGGCGCGCCTTTACGACCAAGGTCAATGCCAACATTGGCCGGTCGACGGAGAAATCCGGGACTGAGGCGGAGCTCGAGAAATTGTACGTGGCCATAACCGCAGGTACCGACGTTCTGATGGATCTCAGTGTTGGTTCCAATCTGGATCTTCTGCGTCGCGCTTTGCTGGGTCAATGCCCGGTTCCGTTCGGCACAGTGCCGATCTATGAAGCGTTCTCCAGGGTTGAGGGCGACATTCATGCCCTGACAGAGGAGGTGCTGTTGGAGGTCATTACCGAACAGGCCGAGCAGGGGGTGGACTTCATGACGATTCATGCAGGTCTGTTGAGCGCTCATGTTCCTTTGGCGGCTAAGCGCGTGATGGGAATTGTGAGCCGCGGCGGGGCGCTATTGGCTCAGTGGATGAGTCACCACAAGCGTGAAAATCCTTTCCAGTCACGATGGCGCGAGGTTTTGGAGATCTGTCGAGAACATGATGTGACCATCTCTTTGGGTGATGGGCTCCGTCCTGGGTGTCTGGCCGATGCCAGTGACGCCGCGCAGTTTGCGGAACTGGATGAGTTGGGTCGGCTGGTCACGTTGTGCCGCCAGCAGGGAGTCCAGGTTCTGGTGGAAGGTCCCGGCCATATTCCGTTCAACGAAATTCAGATGAACGTCGAGATGCAGCAAAAGATCTGCAACGGCGCTCTGTTTTATGTGCTTGGCCCTGTAGTAACAGATATTGCGCCCGGATATGATCACATCACTTCCTGCATTGGTGCCACCATGGCTGCCTTCCATGGGGCTTCCCTGCTTTGTTATGTAACCCCCGCTGAACATTTGGGGTTGCCAACCGCCGAAGATGTCAAGGCGGGGATCATGGCGTATCGCATTGCCGCCCATGCCGCTGATGTTGCGAAAAAACTTCCAGGTGCACGGGAGCGCGATGATGCGCTCTCGCACGCCCGCAAGAAATTTGACTGGAAGAAACAGTTTGAACTCGCCTTGGATGGTGAAGCGGCACGGACGCGATATGAGCAGGCGCGGTGTCATCAAAATGAAGAATTCTGTTCCATGTGTGGCAAAGACTTCTGTGCAGTACGTAATTTCTCGCGATTGGATAGCCAGACATAA
- a CDS encoding class I SAM-dependent methyltransferase, producing MKKPAALQCDMIDASRDTFDRHAAEYDLWFDRHVFAYESELAAIRSLVPSLGSGIEIGAGTGRFCVPLNIEIALEPSARMAAIARSRGARVIQSVAEHIPFSEQTFDFAVLINVLCFVVDPLTVLHEARRILMPNGHVVVAIIDKMSPLGCAYEARKHVSRFYQHARFYSTTEVTEFLEQGGFEVCHCCQTIFSAPEDMSKPDPVLDGHGTGAFVVISAVKVG from the coding sequence ATGAAAAAGCCGGCCGCGCTTCAATGTGACATGATAGATGCGTCCCGAGATACCTTCGACCGACATGCGGCAGAGTACGACCTTTGGTTTGACCGACATGTATTTGCCTACGAGTCGGAACTGGCCGCCATTCGTTCTCTCGTCCCGAGTCTGGGAAGCGGAATAGAGATTGGCGCGGGGACTGGCCGTTTTTGCGTGCCTTTGAATATTGAGATAGCGCTCGAGCCTTCAGCCCGTATGGCGGCTATTGCCCGGAGCCGTGGTGCCCGGGTTATACAGTCTGTGGCCGAGCATATACCGTTTTCTGAACAGACTTTTGATTTCGCGGTCCTGATCAATGTTCTGTGTTTCGTGGTCGACCCATTGACCGTTCTGCATGAAGCTCGCCGCATCCTCATGCCCAATGGGCATGTCGTGGTAGCCATTATCGACAAGATGAGTCCTTTGGGTTGCGCGTATGAAGCTCGCAAACACGTCAGTCGCTTCTATCAGCATGCTCGGTTCTATTCCACCACTGAAGTCACGGAGTTTCTGGAACAAGGGGGATTCGAGGTCTGTCACTGCTGCCAGACCATCTTCTCCGCACCGGAGGACATGAGTAAACCTGATCCTGTTCTGGATGGGCACGGAACAGGCGCTTTTGTTGTTATCTCGGCAGTCAAGGTTGGTTAA
- a CDS encoding peroxiredoxin gives MSEQNIRLPLIGELAPSFVAETTQGPLNFPGDYKGKWVVFFSHPADFTPVCTTEFMTFASMQPEFEALNCKLLGLSIDSTYSHIAWLRTIKEKIDYKGMKNVEVTFPVISDLTMEVSKAFGMLQPGASNTQAVRAVFIIDPDSKVRALLYYPLSNGRNMQEVKRLLIAMQYSDKHKIATPANWQPGDDVIVPPPGSCGVAKDRMTKPDPDVKCLDWFMCLKKCPK, from the coding sequence ATGAGTGAACAGAACATCAGGTTGCCATTGATTGGGGAACTCGCTCCGTCCTTTGTGGCGGAGACGACTCAGGGACCGCTTAATTTTCCTGGTGATTATAAAGGGAAATGGGTGGTGTTTTTCTCGCATCCGGCGGACTTTACGCCGGTGTGTACCACGGAGTTTATGACCTTTGCCTCGATGCAGCCGGAGTTCGAAGCCCTTAACTGCAAGTTGCTCGGACTCTCGATTGACAGCACCTACAGCCACATTGCGTGGTTGCGGACGATCAAGGAGAAGATCGACTACAAAGGCATGAAGAATGTCGAGGTGACCTTTCCCGTTATTAGCGACCTGACCATGGAGGTTTCCAAGGCATTCGGTATGCTTCAGCCTGGTGCCAGCAACACCCAGGCCGTGCGGGCGGTGTTCATCATTGATCCGGACAGCAAGGTGCGTGCGCTTCTGTACTACCCCCTCAGCAATGGCCGGAACATGCAGGAGGTCAAGCGGTTGCTGATTGCCATGCAGTATTCCGACAAACATAAGATCGCCACCCCTGCCAACTGGCAACCGGGCGACGATGTGATTGTTCCGCCTCCCGGCTCCTGCGGTGTGGCCAAGGATCGCATGACCAAGCCTGATCCCGACGTGAAGTGTCTCGACTGGTTCATGTGCCTCAAGAAATGCCCGAAATAA